The following proteins come from a genomic window of Gallalistipes aquisgranensis:
- a CDS encoding SusC/RagA family TonB-linked outer membrane protein, translating into MKNRSFAKICLSLTLMCLSALLFPARTEAQQAKGKTVRITGQVTDNQKNPLPGVTIVVVGTSQGTTTDVKGMFNITARVRDSLSFSYIGYQTRKIAVTDRTRYEVVLEEAATEMDEVVVVGYDVVRRKDLTGSVAAVRSEEIMKTGTVDFTRALQGRVAGVKVTTQSGEAGAGVDITIRGTNSLNAGTAPLYVIDGMQIDINSNEFAHSSVGGQTTYNPLASINPSDIASIDILKDASATAIYGARGANGVIIVTTKSGSSSKTDVSFNTYFGINRIAKTYDMLDGQGYVNYKFARGGSDMDVWGKDYGEGLVPRDVAKEGLGTYNWQDEMTRTGFMQNYDVSVNSVVKKTRISASLGYFDQKATINDNTFDRLSARLKLDQELGKKVNAGVSMTYGRVDTQGAISSGGTSGTSGYTGIVQLMYTERPVALYTPGEIAGEFANGYTPLSSMTSSETYKRTLFDRLLGNAYIQYRPIGDLTLRVNASLSNTYSKMSEFYSSKSRWGYSTSGRAGIQNINSTGYTVTATANYAKRFNKVHRLTALLGAEINGYHYESSSMRVDQFDDQRTGVFDIGKGQIPQKPSSNVTQTNRASAFGRINYDYKGKYYVTANLRVDASSNFAKDARVGYFPSMALAWRVSEERFMKGAGAIDNLKIRASAGVTGNDRITAYSYLSVLGSTYYGENGAANFGLYTASSGNPGLKWETTYQYDLGLDLDLLKNRISLVADIYLKDTRDMLYNANVPAQSGFSRQWRNMGRMTNRGFELTLTTRNIVTKNFTWTTTLNFDTNKTQVISLGGEQFFPVSLNYGAFTDVGRVIVGEPIGLVYGYRYDGNYQVGDFVWTDKATGAQIDPSTITSENMSRYNYTLKEGVVSYKGVTVAPGDRKYKDLTGEGTIDPNDREVIGDTNPKFNFGFGSQFTYKNFELGFFLDGSYGGKILNAFRRMIEGGANNYTNNMLAKVWENRWSPENPTDTYPGIMNKLDQQTSSYYVEDGSYLRIKNINIGYTFGRKYFGRTGIGSLKIYAILDNIYTFTNYSGLDPEVRSYEKFLRGMDQSAYPRTRNYMIGLTLTF; encoded by the coding sequence ATGAAAAACAGATCGTTTGCAAAGATATGTCTCTCCCTGACGCTGATGTGCCTGTCGGCGCTTCTGTTCCCTGCACGCACGGAGGCACAACAGGCCAAGGGCAAGACGGTGAGGATCACGGGGCAGGTGACCGACAACCAGAAAAACCCGCTGCCCGGCGTAACCATCGTCGTGGTCGGCACCTCGCAGGGCACCACCACCGACGTGAAGGGCATGTTCAACATCACGGCCAGAGTGCGCGACAGCCTGTCGTTCAGCTATATCGGCTACCAGACACGGAAAATCGCCGTGACCGACAGGACCCGCTACGAGGTAGTGCTCGAAGAGGCGGCTACGGAGATGGACGAAGTGGTCGTGGTCGGCTACGACGTAGTGCGGCGCAAGGACCTCACCGGTTCCGTGGCGGCCGTACGCTCCGAGGAGATCATGAAAACGGGAACCGTCGACTTCACCCGAGCTCTCCAGGGCCGGGTGGCCGGGGTGAAAGTGACCACCCAGTCGGGCGAGGCCGGAGCCGGGGTGGACATCACCATCCGGGGCACCAACTCGCTCAACGCCGGGACGGCACCGCTCTACGTGATCGACGGTATGCAGATCGACATCAACTCGAACGAATTCGCTCACTCGTCCGTGGGCGGACAGACCACCTACAATCCCCTCGCCTCGATCAATCCGAGCGACATCGCCTCGATCGACATTCTGAAAGACGCCTCCGCCACAGCCATCTATGGGGCCCGCGGTGCCAACGGCGTCATCATCGTCACCACCAAGAGCGGGAGTTCCTCGAAAACCGACGTTTCGTTCAACACCTATTTCGGCATCAACCGCATCGCCAAGACATACGATATGCTCGACGGTCAGGGTTACGTGAACTACAAGTTCGCCCGCGGCGGCAGCGACATGGATGTATGGGGCAAGGACTACGGCGAAGGGCTGGTTCCGCGCGATGTCGCCAAAGAGGGGCTCGGCACCTACAACTGGCAGGACGAGATGACCCGCACGGGATTCATGCAGAACTACGACGTGTCGGTCAACTCCGTGGTCAAGAAGACCCGCATCTCCGCCAGCCTGGGCTATTTCGACCAAAAGGCCACGATCAACGACAACACCTTCGACCGTCTTTCGGCCCGGCTCAAGCTGGACCAGGAGCTGGGTAAGAAGGTCAACGCCGGCGTCTCGATGACCTACGGACGCGTGGACACCCAGGGAGCCATCAGCAGCGGCGGAACCTCGGGAACCAGCGGATACACGGGCATCGTGCAGCTGATGTACACGGAACGTCCCGTGGCGCTCTACACCCCGGGCGAAATCGCGGGCGAATTCGCCAACGGATACACGCCCCTCAGCTCGATGACCTCTTCGGAAACCTACAAGCGCACGCTGTTCGACCGTCTGCTGGGCAACGCCTACATCCAGTACAGACCGATCGGCGACCTCACCCTGCGGGTCAACGCCTCCCTTTCGAACACCTATTCGAAGATGAGCGAATTCTACTCCTCGAAAAGCCGCTGGGGATACAGTACCAGCGGACGGGCCGGAATCCAGAACATCAACTCGACCGGATACACCGTCACGGCCACGGCCAACTACGCCAAACGCTTCAACAAGGTGCACCGCCTGACCGCCCTGCTCGGCGCCGAAATCAACGGCTACCACTACGAGTCGTCGAGCATGCGGGTCGACCAGTTCGACGACCAGCGGACGGGCGTATTCGACATCGGCAAGGGACAGATTCCCCAAAAACCCTCCTCGAACGTCACCCAGACCAACCGGGCCTCGGCCTTCGGACGGATCAACTACGACTACAAGGGCAAATACTACGTGACGGCCAACCTGCGCGTGGACGCCTCGTCCAACTTCGCCAAGGATGCCCGCGTAGGCTACTTTCCCTCGATGGCCCTCGCCTGGCGCGTCAGCGAAGAGAGATTCATGAAGGGAGCCGGGGCGATCGACAACCTGAAGATCCGCGCCAGCGCCGGCGTCACCGGCAACGACCGCATCACGGCCTACTCCTACCTCTCCGTGCTCGGATCGACCTACTACGGGGAGAACGGAGCCGCCAATTTCGGCCTCTACACCGCTTCGTCGGGCAATCCGGGCCTGAAATGGGAGACCACCTACCAGTACGACCTGGGACTCGACCTCGACCTGCTCAAGAACCGCATTTCGCTCGTGGCCGACATCTACCTGAAAGACACGCGCGACATGCTCTATAACGCCAACGTGCCGGCCCAGTCGGGTTTCTCCCGCCAGTGGCGCAACATGGGCCGCATGACCAACCGGGGATTCGAGCTCACGCTCACCACCCGAAACATCGTGACCAAGAACTTCACGTGGACGACCACCCTCAACTTCGACACCAACAAGACGCAGGTGATTTCGCTGGGCGGCGAACAGTTCTTCCCCGTGTCGCTCAATTACGGGGCTTTCACCGACGTGGGCCGCGTGATCGTGGGCGAACCGATCGGACTGGTCTACGGATACCGCTACGACGGCAACTACCAGGTGGGCGACTTCGTCTGGACGGACAAGGCCACCGGAGCCCAGATCGACCCCTCGACCATCACCTCGGAGAACATGAGCCGGTATAACTACACGCTGAAAGAGGGCGTGGTCAGCTACAAGGGCGTGACGGTGGCCCCGGGCGACCGCAAGTACAAAGACCTGACGGGTGAAGGCACCATCGACCCGAACGACCGGGAGGTCATCGGCGACACCAACCCCAAATTCAACTTCGGATTCGGCAGCCAGTTCACCTACAAGAACTTCGAACTGGGATTCTTCCTCGACGGCTCGTACGGCGGAAAGATCCTGAACGCCTTCCGCCGGATGATCGAGGGCGGCGCCAACAACTACACGAACAACATGCTGGCCAAAGTGTGGGAGAACCGCTGGTCGCCGGAAAACCCCACCGACACCTATCCGGGCATCATGAACAAGCTGGACCAGCAGACCTCGTCCTACTACGTGGAGGACGGTTCGTACCTGCGCATCAAGAACATCAATATCGGGTACACCTTCGGCCGCAAGTATTTCGGCCGCACCGGCATCGGAAGCCTGAAGATCTACGCCATCCTCGACAACATCTACACCTTCACCAACTATTCGGGCCTGGACCCGGAGGTACGCTCCTACGAAAAGTTCCTGCGCGGCATGGACCAGTCGGCCTATCCCCGCACCCGTAACTACATGATCGGACTCACCCTCACCTTCTAA